AGGCTGTCCAAATAGGCATTGAGATCGGGATCTTCGAAATGACGAACCTCAGGTATAAACTTTGTGTAGAAATGCTTGGCCACTTCGTACATCCCGTGCCACCAGGTGTAATCGGGTCCCATCATGGAAGCGCCATGACGGGCGCGACGGCCTTCATGATGCCAGAGCTCCCAGTAAATCCAGTCGACTTTATTCGCGAAATTTGCCGGATTCTTTTTGAGATCCTTACTTTCTATCATATTCATGATCTCACCGGCCGGTATGGCAAACTTGTCGTTGTACAACCGCACCACAGCATCATAGAGATAATAATGACCGTCCACAAACGTTTGCCCATGACAATTTATACAGACCTGCTTCATGTTACGGCGACGTGACTGCCAGTTTTCCTTGTGGACCGAGACCTTGGGACGCAAAGTCCAGCTGATTCTTCTGCCGACATCATGGGTTAAAGGCGAAGTCGGTGTCGCTGACATATGACACGTGGCGCAGGAAGGAGCGACATAATAATCGAGACCCACCACCCACCTGTCCGAATCGAGGTTCATCTTGTCGATATTAGTATAATATGTATTGCCGTGCTTGGATTCCTCGTAAATTTCACGCTGGGGATGATCCGGTCCGAGATGGCATTTCGAGCAGGATTCCGGCTGACGAGCCTGCGAC
This Candidatus Zixiibacteriota bacterium DNA region includes the following protein-coding sequences:
- a CDS encoding cytochrome C552, with the protein product EEVNNSYHASAGLILESTDAYLAHVSAGEPVEILGCESCHGARIEIDESRENKLSVKSWPNSGIGRINPDGSKGSCNACHTRHSFAKSQARQPESCSKCHLGPDHPQREIYEESKHGNTYYTNIDKMNLDSDRWVVGLDYYVAPSCATCHMSATPTSPLTHDVGRRISWTLRPKVSVHKENWQSRRRNMKQVCINCHGQTFVDGHYYLYDAVVRLYNDKFAIPAGEIMNMIESKDLKKNPANFANKVDWIYWELWHHEGRRARHGASMMGPDYTWWHGMYEVAKHFYTKFIPEVRHFEDPDLNAYLDSLIAEDPMHGWVTRPTSELKEKIRTGEIQELYQQYYDGEQDR